A window of the Henckelia pumila isolate YLH828 chromosome 3, ASM3356847v2, whole genome shotgun sequence genome harbors these coding sequences:
- the LOC140889802 gene encoding uncharacterized protein gives MRYCRNESPAHVPLKQEISPTWRRMLKVRDRAESFIGWKIGKGDVSFWFDSWTPNGPLASLVPIQGLSSRLVKWFVEDGNWVANRLLLVVPLDILNLILKVPIHPLDMDRAVWKSTINGVFLSKSAWDVIRHRDSVIDWFHGCWSKLLRPSISIFCWRWFFHRLPVDDILQSRGVALVSACHCCRTSESFDHIFFLGNLARAVWSYYSNIFGVHDPHIFGN, from the coding sequence ATGAGGTATTGTCGTAATGAATCCCCGGCGCATGTTCCTTTAAAACAAGAAATCTCGCCAACTTGGAGGAGAATGCTTAAAGTTAGAGATAGAGCTGAGAGCTTTATTGGATGGAAGATTGGTAAAGGTGATGTGAGTTTTTGGTTCGATTCTTGGACTCCGAATGGCCCGTTGGCTTCTTTGGTTCCAATTCAGGGGTTGTCGTCTCGCCTAGTTAAATGGTTTGTTGAAGATGGGAATTGGGTTGCTAATCGTTTGCTGTTGGTGGTGCCACTAGATATTTTAAATCTTATTTTAAAGGTTCCTATTCATCCTCTGGACATGGATAGGGCAGTTTGGAAATCTACAATTAATGGGGTGTTCTTGTCTAAGTCTGCTTGGGATGTGATACGACATAGGGATTCAGTGATCGATTGGTTCCATGGATGCTGGTCTAAGTTATTGCGTCCTTCCATATCCATTTTTTGTTGGCGATGGTTTTTCCACAGACTTCCAGTGGATGATATTCTTCAATCTAGAGGAGTGGCTCTTGTGTCGGCTTGCCATTGTTGCAGGACTTCAGAATCATTTGATCATATTTTCTTCTTGGGAAATTTAGCAAGGGCGGTTTGGTCTTACTACTCCAACATCTTTGGAGTCCATGATCCGCATATTTTTGGGAACTGA